The sequence below is a genomic window from Rhodococcus sp. 4CII.
TGGAGGGTGCGGTCATAGCCGGAGAACGCGCGGCGACCGAGGTCGCTGCACTGACCGACGCCGAGCCGGCCAACGTCCTGGCCTCCCGCTAGCCACACCCCCAATTTCGGTTGATTACTGACGCGCACAGCATCTTTCACCAGATCCGGGCCACAGCTACAGGGCGCGGGCTTGGGACTAGCCAGCCCAACCGCTCACGCCATCCGATCATGTCGAAATCCCTGCATCGGGCGATGGTGCACTCTGCACTCAGGCTGATGCGCAATGGTGTGGATCGCAGCGCGTCGGACCGCGAATCTGAGAGCGGCATCACAGCACGACGGTAGTCAGGCGAAGCCGATTCGCCTTGGACACGAATGAGATTGGAAAGAGACCATGACTGGAACCACCACAGCAAGTCTGCGCAGGGTGAGTAGCGACGCGCCGATCGACGAGATCGTCGGCGTCGTCCACGAGGATGGCGGCGTCATCATCGAGGGGTTTCTGACCCCCGAGCAGGTCGAGCGCTTCAACTCGGAGGTCGAGCCCGCCATAGGCGCAATCGCGCCGGGGGCAAAGATCGACGACGAGACCGTCCAGGAGTTCTTCGGTTCCCAGACCAAGCGGCTGACCAACATGGTCACCCACAGCGAGGTGTTTCGGAAAGAGATCGTCGACCACGACCTCCTCCACGCCCTCGGCGATGCCATCTTCCTCGAGGAGGCGGGGAGCTACTGGATGGTCACGGCTCAGGTGATCGAGATCGGTCCCGGAAGCCCGGCACAACCCCTGCACCGGGACCTGGAGAACTGGTACCCGTTCCTCAGCCTGGGCCCCAAGGGACCACAGACCGGGGTCAACTTCTTCATCGCCCTGACCGAATTCAACGAGGCGAACGGCGCCACCAGGG
It includes:
- a CDS encoding phytanoyl-CoA dioxygenase family protein, whose product is MTGTTTASLRRVSSDAPIDEIVGVVHEDGGVIIEGFLTPEQVERFNSEVEPAIGAIAPGAKIDDETVQEFFGSQTKRLTNMVTHSEVFRKEIVDHDLLHALGDAIFLEEAGSYWMVTAQVIEIGPGSPAQPLHRDLENWYPFLSLGPKGPQTGVNFFIALTEFNEANGATRVIPGSNHWPDYEDRGTPEQTIPATMNAGDVLLFSSKVAHGGGANLTTDFHRRALSIGLGPSILTGEEAYPFLVSMDTARSLSPRVQSLIGFRSQYPTGTAGLWMSDYHELADYLEL